A part of Mesoplodon densirostris isolate mMesDen1 chromosome 10, mMesDen1 primary haplotype, whole genome shotgun sequence genomic DNA contains:
- the LOC132497970 gene encoding large ribosomal subunit protein uL11-like — MPPKFHPNEIKVVYLRCTGREVSATSALAPKIGPLGVSPKNTGDDITKATGDWKALRITVKLTIQNRQAQTEVVPSASALIIKAIKEPPRDRKKQNNIKHSGNITFDEIVSIARQMLHRSLARELSGTIKKILGTAQSVGCNVDDRHPHDIIDEINSCVVECPAGGRGLSVELVTVCLPRRLRDPLTRGAWGLDRMKRMIAPLHLFLRRHREAGEGARAGLRDCACVRAGAGQEGGGAQACPGLCLREPPHPPHLHIGQAQKESFFNAKYQQGSRGVNYSSTSPAPICLQRCWHLSPPRAAQGTPMVSSE; from the exons ATGCCGCCTAAGTTCCACCCCAACGAGATCAAAGTCGTGTACCTGAGGTGCACTGGTAGGGAAGTCAGTGCGACATCTGCCCTGGCCCCCAAGATCGGCCCCCTGGGTGTGTCTCCAAAAAACACTGGTGATGACATCACCAAGGCAACTGGTGATTGGAAGGCTCTGAGGATTACAGTGAAACTGACCATTCAGAACAGACAGGCCCAGACTGAGGTGGTACCTTCTGCTTCTGCCCTGATCATCAAAGCCATCAAGGAACCaccaagagacagaaagaagcagaacaaCATTAAGCACAGTGGAAACATCACTTTTGATGAGATTGTCAGCATTGCCCGACAGATGCTGCATCGGTCTTTAGCTAGAGAACTCTCTGGAACCATTAAAAAGATCCTGGGGACTGCCCAGTCTGTGGGCTGCAATGTTGATGACCGTCACCCTCATGACATCATAGATGAAATCAACAGTTGTGTGGTGGAATGCCCAGCTG GGGGACGAGGGCTGTCGGTGGAGCTCGTCACTGTCTGTCTACCGCGCAGGCTGCGGGACCCACTGACCCGCGGAGCTTGGGGACTTGACAG AATGAAGAGGATGATCGCTCCGCTCCATCTGTTCCTCCGGCGCCACCGGGAGGCGGGCGAGGGGGCGCGGGCGGGGCTGCGCGACTGCGCGTGCgtgagggcgggggcggggcaggaGGGCGGTGGAGCGCAG gCTTGTCCGGGCCTCTGCCTGCgagaacccccccaccccccgcatctGCACATCGGCCAGGCTCAGAAAGAATCCTTCTTCAACGCCAAGTATCAGCAGGGCTCTCGGGGTGTGAATTATTCATCGACGAGCCCAGCGCCCATCTGTCTCCAGCGCTGCTGGCACCTCTCCCCACCCAGAGCCGCCCAGGGCACCCCCATGGTTTCCTCAGAGTGA